A single window of Longimicrobiaceae bacterium DNA harbors:
- a CDS encoding tetratricopeptide repeat protein: MAQRRPGRPSPAPPALLRIFEPFTGAYVLDEVRSPLGVVLWQSVHDVVLWSSTPLDRRGALWSPAAAEVRARHLREVEMEDQLRGWLRVVARILEGSGPAEADEVAGACRRISDWAEGRGLPQTAIWYAQAVALLAPTVAEHACTVGALCRRASEYTRAMTWYSRSIGLARRRADRRTYARAYRGIGQILMYQGSYDAAEQAFDRAFKSARRAGIRDVAAQALHDLFTVAVETGRTAEAEELARRTFSAYPSAHPRLPALAHDVAVFWMLNGSPARALPVLQAVLPTLRDLSDRLYTISGIARAAGAVGDQVTFLSAWTETWGIIDANPHLECVTSSLICLALGSAALDDRERVEVAAGYALQLATARGQEQVANDARALLKGESPPRADVLPQADPVADLLATRIVQRIRTRHSRV, encoded by the coding sequence ATGGCACAGAGACGCCCCGGGCGTCCAAGCCCCGCGCCGCCCGCACTCCTCCGCATCTTCGAGCCGTTCACCGGGGCCTACGTTCTCGACGAGGTGCGCAGCCCGCTGGGGGTGGTGCTGTGGCAGTCCGTGCACGACGTGGTGCTCTGGTCCTCCACTCCTCTGGATCGGCGCGGAGCCCTGTGGAGCCCCGCCGCGGCGGAGGTGCGGGCGCGGCACCTTCGCGAGGTGGAGATGGAGGACCAGCTCCGGGGGTGGCTGAGAGTGGTCGCGCGGATCCTGGAGGGGAGCGGTCCCGCGGAGGCGGACGAGGTGGCGGGCGCGTGCCGCCGGATCTCCGACTGGGCGGAGGGCAGGGGGCTCCCGCAAACGGCCATCTGGTACGCGCAGGCGGTGGCGCTCCTCGCCCCCACGGTCGCCGAACACGCTTGCACGGTGGGCGCACTCTGCCGCCGCGCATCCGAGTACACGCGGGCGATGACGTGGTACTCGCGCAGCATCGGCCTCGCGCGCAGGCGCGCAGACCGGCGGACGTACGCGCGGGCGTACCGCGGGATCGGCCAGATCCTGATGTACCAGGGCTCGTACGACGCCGCGGAGCAGGCATTCGACCGCGCGTTCAAGTCCGCGCGCCGGGCGGGGATCCGGGACGTCGCGGCGCAGGCGCTTCACGACCTGTTCACGGTCGCCGTGGAGACCGGGCGGACCGCGGAGGCGGAGGAGCTGGCGCGCCGGACGTTCAGCGCGTACCCGTCCGCGCACCCCCGCCTTCCCGCCCTCGCGCACGATGTCGCGGTGTTCTGGATGCTGAATGGCAGTCCGGCACGCGCTCTTCCGGTCCTCCAGGCGGTGCTTCCTACCCTCCGTGACCTGTCCGACAGACTGTACACCATCTCCGGGATCGCCCGCGCCGCGGGGGCGGTCGGGGACCAGGTGACGTTCCTGAGCGCGTGGACGGAAACCTGGGGGATCATCGACGCGAACCCGCACCTGGAGTGTGTCACCTCCTCGCTTATCTGCCTCGCGCTTGGCTCCGCGGCGCTCGACGATCGGGAGCGGGTGGAGGTCGCGGCGGGATACGCCCTGCAACTGGCGACGGCACGCGGGCAGGAGCAGGTCGCCAACGACGCGCGCGCCCTTCTGAAAGGGGAGAGCCCTCCACGGGCGGACGTGCTGCCTCAGGCGGACCCGGTGGCGGACCTGCTCGCGACACGGATCGTACAGCGGATCAGGACGCGGCACTCGCGGGTGTGA